A window of the Natronomonas salina genome harbors these coding sequences:
- a CDS encoding ABC transporter permease — MVRPRRRLGRLRRAELPFVVAGLATAALLVVLLYYPVASVLVEAVVVDGRPSLAALRGVATDPFYWGLFRFTAYQAVLSTLASLALGLPGAYVLARYEFPGRRTIRSLTLVPFVLPSIMVAVGFAAMFGTNGPLNRALAAVGLPTLELMFTLKIVVLAHAFYNAPLVVRVVASAWEGVDARVVETARSLGASPTRAFRDVVLPQLAPAVLTSALLVFIFTFMSFPIVLALGGLQLATVEVWLYDRITSLRLQEAAALAVLEAVVTLGLTYAYLHYESAQAATRQVAPRPRRRIAAADLPERTAIAGYALVVAVVFVGPVASMLLASVTDAGGEFTLRWYEFLLARRDVAVGTQPDLAIRNSLLFAVGTLALAVPMGVVVALATARDTLSARLVGTLAMLPFAVSGIVVGLGLLQTVVFGVDVLGYEVRVTGAVAIVAAHAVGAYPFVVRTVTPALSSMDGRLVESARALGASRTRALLDVELPLIAPAVAAGAAFAVAISVGEFNATVVLVEGSDAYTMPIAVERYLSDRTLGPATAMGSVLLVVTGASFVIIERVGSYGGFE, encoded by the coding sequence ATGGTGCGCCCGCGCCGCCGGCTCGGGCGGCTCCGGCGGGCCGAACTGCCGTTCGTCGTCGCCGGGCTGGCGACGGCGGCGCTGCTCGTCGTGCTGCTGTACTACCCGGTGGCGAGCGTGCTGGTCGAGGCGGTGGTCGTCGACGGCCGTCCGTCGCTGGCCGCGCTCCGGGGCGTCGCGACCGACCCGTTCTACTGGGGGCTCTTCCGGTTCACCGCCTACCAGGCGGTCCTCTCGACGCTCGCCAGCCTCGCGCTCGGGCTGCCGGGCGCATACGTCCTCGCGCGCTACGAGTTCCCGGGCCGGCGAACGATCCGTTCGCTGACGCTCGTCCCGTTCGTCCTCCCCTCGATCATGGTCGCGGTCGGCTTCGCTGCGATGTTCGGGACGAACGGCCCGCTGAACCGCGCGCTGGCGGCCGTCGGCCTGCCGACCCTGGAGCTGATGTTCACCCTGAAGATCGTCGTGCTGGCCCACGCCTTCTACAACGCCCCCCTCGTCGTCCGGGTGGTCGCCTCGGCCTGGGAGGGCGTCGACGCCCGGGTGGTCGAGACCGCCCGGAGCCTCGGCGCCTCGCCGACCCGGGCGTTCCGGGACGTCGTGCTGCCGCAGCTCGCCCCGGCCGTCCTCACGAGCGCGCTGCTCGTGTTCATCTTCACGTTCATGTCGTTTCCCATCGTGCTCGCGCTGGGCGGGCTCCAGCTGGCCACCGTCGAGGTGTGGCTCTACGATCGGATCACGAGCCTCCGGCTGCAGGAGGCCGCTGCCCTCGCGGTCCTCGAGGCGGTCGTCACCCTCGGGCTGACCTACGCCTACCTCCACTACGAGTCGGCGCAGGCCGCCACCCGGCAGGTCGCGCCGCGCCCGCGCCGGCGAATCGCGGCGGCCGACCTCCCGGAACGGACCGCCATCGCCGGCTACGCCCTCGTCGTCGCGGTAGTCTTCGTCGGCCCCGTCGCCTCGATGCTGCTGGCGAGCGTGACCGACGCCGGCGGCGAGTTCACCCTCCGCTGGTACGAGTTCCTGCTGGCGCGCCGCGACGTCGCCGTCGGCACCCAGCCCGACCTCGCCATCCGTAATTCCCTGCTGTTCGCCGTGGGGACGCTCGCCCTCGCGGTGCCGATGGGCGTCGTCGTCGCCCTGGCGACCGCTCGGGACACCCTGTCCGCGCGGCTCGTCGGCACGCTGGCGATGCTGCCGTTCGCCGTCTCGGGTATCGTCGTCGGGCTCGGGCTGCTCCAGACGGTCGTCTTCGGCGTCGACGTCCTCGGCTACGAGGTGCGGGTGACCGGGGCGGTCGCCATCGTCGCCGCCCACGCCGTCGGCGCCTACCCGTTCGTCGTCCGCACCGTCACGCCGGCGCTGTCGTCGATGGACGGCCGCCTCGTCGAGTCGGCGCGGGCGCTCGGCGCCTCCCGGACCCGGGCGCTGCTGGACGTCGAACTCCCGCTGATCGCGCCGGCGGTCGCAGCGGGCGCCGCCTTCGCCGTCGCCATCAGCGTCGGCGAGTTCAACGCCACGGTCGTCCTCGTGGAGGGCAGCGACGCCTACACGATGCCGATCGCCGTCGAGCGGTACCTCTCCGACCGGACGCTCGGTCCCGCGACCGCGATGGGGTCGGTCCTGCTCGTCGTCACGGGCGCCAGCTTCGTCATCATCGAGCGCGTCGGCTCCTACGGAGGCTTCGAGTGA
- a CDS encoding thiamine ABC transporter substrate-binding protein produces MRRRAFLASAGATIAATAGCLGDSGGGNGGDGVVTVATYESMVDGSDPAGPWLKDAFESEHDAEVEFTVPDSGVNQYIQRAREGADVEADCYVGLNVDELIRVDDELDDPLFDTLDGDLEGSDRILDELRFDPDGRVLPYDTGYISLVYDESEVEPQTFADLTAEENRGDLIAQNAQNSDPGRAFLLWTIKEFGPDGYLDYWQDLEDNDVRILGSWNDAYNAYTAGEAPMVVSYSTDQVFASQETDDLTRHQVGFLNDQGYANPEGMARFADAGDPEATADFMEFVLTPEAQGEIAMRNVQFPAVDDAELDDEFEQYAHVPPEPVTFTYEELAGNLDGWVEDWARQVVQ; encoded by the coding sequence ATGAGACGACGAGCCTTCCTCGCGAGCGCCGGAGCGACGATCGCGGCGACGGCGGGCTGTCTCGGTGACTCCGGTGGAGGGAACGGCGGCGACGGGGTCGTGACGGTCGCCACCTACGAGTCGATGGTCGACGGTTCGGACCCCGCCGGGCCGTGGCTGAAGGACGCCTTCGAGTCCGAACACGACGCCGAGGTGGAGTTCACCGTCCCCGACAGCGGCGTCAACCAGTACATCCAGCGCGCCCGGGAGGGCGCCGACGTCGAGGCGGACTGCTACGTCGGCCTCAACGTCGACGAGCTGATCCGGGTGGACGACGAGCTCGACGACCCGCTGTTCGACACCCTCGACGGCGACCTCGAGGGGAGCGACCGCATCCTCGACGAGCTCCGGTTCGACCCCGACGGCCGGGTCCTCCCCTACGACACCGGCTACATCAGCCTCGTCTACGACGAGAGCGAGGTCGAACCGCAGACGTTCGCGGACCTCACCGCCGAAGAGAACCGCGGGGACCTCATCGCCCAGAACGCCCAGAACTCCGACCCGGGGCGGGCGTTCCTGCTGTGGACGATCAAGGAGTTCGGACCGGACGGCTACCTCGACTACTGGCAGGATCTGGAGGACAACGACGTCAGGATCCTGGGGTCGTGGAACGACGCCTACAACGCCTACACCGCCGGGGAGGCCCCGATGGTGGTCTCCTACTCGACGGACCAGGTGTTCGCCAGCCAGGAGACCGACGACCTGACGCGCCACCAGGTCGGGTTCCTGAACGACCAGGGGTACGCCAACCCCGAGGGGATGGCCCGCTTCGCCGACGCCGGCGACCCCGAGGCGACCGCCGACTTCATGGAGTTCGTGCTGACGCCCGAGGCCCAGGGCGAGATCGCCATGCGGAACGTCCAGTTCCCGGCGGTCGACGACGCGGAACTCGACGACGAGTTCGAACAGTACGCCCACGTGCCGCCGGAGCCGGTCACCTTCACCTACGAGGAGCTGGCCGGCAACCTCGACGGCTGGGTCGAGGACTGGGCCCGACAGGTGGTCCAGTAG
- a CDS encoding AI-2E family transporter has product MSSLRRRRYVLAGLLVAVGLLAAAILWEVLEVVFFAITVAYVLYPVRQRLVHRGVSRRIASALVTTLAFVALVALLAPIAWTLFRRRQAIIDLLRDLPATIPVQVTGFTVDVDVASAVDSAVVFLREVAASLALSSVVIALQLALFTFLLYGLLLRPSAVGRAAFEITPPEYHDVIRALHRRTAGTLYALYVIQAATAVVTFPIALAVFYGLGYADAFMLAVIAAILQFIPIVGPGALAVGMAGYDLVAGVPERAVAVAILGPTLIGLLPDVLVRPRLATSRADLSASLYFVGFVGGVLTLGVIGIIAGPLVVALLVEVVDLLSDDRRPIEA; this is encoded by the coding sequence GTGTCTTCCCTGCGCCGCCGCCGGTACGTTCTCGCCGGCCTGCTCGTCGCCGTCGGGCTGCTGGCGGCCGCCATCCTCTGGGAGGTCCTGGAGGTCGTCTTCTTCGCCATCACGGTCGCCTACGTCCTCTACCCCGTCCGCCAGCGGCTCGTCCACCGCGGCGTCTCCCGGCGGATCGCCAGCGCCCTCGTGACGACGCTGGCGTTCGTCGCCCTGGTGGCGCTGCTCGCACCGATCGCCTGGACGCTCTTCCGGCGCCGACAGGCGATCATCGACCTGCTGCGGGACCTCCCCGCGACCATCCCGGTCCAGGTGACGGGGTTCACCGTGGACGTCGACGTCGCCAGCGCCGTCGACTCGGCGGTGGTGTTCCTGCGCGAGGTCGCCGCCTCGCTGGCGCTGTCCTCGGTGGTCATCGCCCTCCAGCTGGCGCTGTTCACGTTCCTGCTGTACGGACTGCTGCTGCGGCCCAGCGCGGTGGGGCGGGCCGCCTTCGAGATCACGCCGCCGGAGTACCACGACGTCATCCGCGCGCTCCACCGGCGGACCGCCGGCACGCTGTACGCGCTGTACGTCATCCAGGCGGCCACGGCCGTCGTCACCTTCCCCATCGCCCTCGCCGTCTTCTACGGGCTCGGCTACGCCGACGCGTTCATGCTGGCGGTCATCGCGGCCATCCTCCAGTTCATCCCCATCGTCGGTCCGGGCGCCCTGGCCGTCGGGATGGCCGGCTACGACCTCGTCGCCGGCGTGCCGGAGCGGGCCGTCGCCGTCGCCATCCTCGGCCCCACCCTCATCGGGCTGCTGCCCGACGTCCTCGTCCGTCCGCGGCTGGCGACCAGCCGGGCGGACCTCTCGGCGAGCCTCTACTTCGTCGGGTTCGTCGGCGGCGTCCTCACCCTCGGCGTCATCGGCATCATCGCCGGACCGCTGGTCGTCGCCCTGCTCGTCGAGGTGGTCGACCTGCTGAGCGACGACCGGCGGCCGATCGAGGCCTGA
- the htpX gene encoding zinc metalloprotease HtpX: MQWQPDWGLRFRMGFTMFLLFALYIVFVGILTLYFGNLLVPVVLMGGFSLFQYFFSDKLALRSMGAKTVSEDEYPRLHAQVGRLSQQADLPKPTVAVANSRTPNAFATGRSPSNSAVCVTTALLDTLDDDELEGVLAHELAHVKNRDVAVMTIASFLSTLAFIIVRWGWLFGGRGRNQAPVIVAIIVSLLVWVVSFFLIRALSRYREYSADRGAVTITGKPSALASALMKISGRMDQVPEEDLRDQAEMNAFFIIPIRSGFIGKLASTHPPTEKRIEQLRELEREMER, translated from the coding sequence ATGCAGTGGCAACCAGACTGGGGACTCCGGTTCCGGATGGGGTTCACCATGTTCCTCCTGTTCGCTCTCTACATCGTCTTCGTCGGCATCCTGACGCTGTACTTCGGGAACCTGCTGGTCCCGGTCGTCCTGATGGGCGGCTTCTCGCTGTTCCAGTACTTCTTCAGCGACAAGCTCGCGCTCCGGTCGATGGGTGCGAAGACGGTCTCCGAGGACGAGTACCCCCGGCTCCACGCGCAGGTCGGCCGGCTCTCCCAGCAGGCCGACCTGCCGAAGCCGACGGTGGCCGTCGCGAACAGCCGCACCCCCAACGCCTTCGCGACGGGGCGGTCGCCCTCGAACTCGGCGGTTTGCGTGACGACCGCTCTGCTCGACACGCTCGACGACGACGAACTCGAGGGCGTGCTGGCCCACGAACTCGCCCACGTCAAGAACCGCGACGTCGCGGTCATGACCATCGCGTCGTTCCTCTCGACGCTGGCGTTCATCATCGTCCGGTGGGGCTGGCTGTTCGGCGGCCGCGGGCGGAACCAGGCGCCGGTCATCGTCGCCATTATCGTCTCGCTGCTCGTCTGGGTCGTCTCGTTCTTCCTGATCCGGGCGCTCTCGCGGTACCGGGAGTACTCGGCGGACCGCGGGGCGGTGACCATCACCGGCAAGCCGTCGGCGCTGGCGTCGGCGCTGATGAAGATCTCGGGCCGCATGGACCAGGTCCCCGAGGAGGACCTCCGCGACCAGGCCGAGATGAACGCCTTCTTCATCATCCCCATCCGGTCGGGATTCATCGGCAAGCTGGCCTCGACGCACCCGCCGACGGAGAAGCGCATCGAGCAGCTCCGGGAGCTCGAACGCGAGATGGAGCGCTGA
- a CDS encoding PGF-CTERM sorting domain-containing protein — protein MRAPTPHFAALLCLVCVGLAVGTAPAAAADGDVSLYQAADDVDDAADLEAAVADGSAAPAEKLVAGDGLGVVVESDRLASDLENRSGSTTERFFAALDGEADLRVVQADPASDRAAKRTRLGPENATVHRNGSTVYVLADTGGLTFERAGDDDGEPEPLRDDERYAFTFGYDLDETAADGPAVDLYTTPSEFNTGSTNWFAPLPPEEVRRSVTVNVEPEERHVARITLEDGREVTDAVGPVEWAEKPGVTLDLRDVEPGTDYTLELLHDGEVVDSYEGTVREPEATVTNVSVTVVNNWTAVNATANLSHGGEVRVVNEDGDRLGWSAVPPSAETHVSVRLRGSAEELVVKPAREVGADERFYAGSWTTIDASDLEIRDPLASPTPTPMDTATATPTGTATDASTASDASPEEDQPGFGVGLGVVALLATALLARRRA, from the coding sequence ATGCGGGCCCCGACTCCCCACTTCGCCGCGCTGCTCTGCCTGGTCTGCGTCGGGCTCGCGGTCGGTACCGCGCCGGCCGCGGCCGCCGACGGCGACGTGTCGCTGTATCAGGCCGCCGACGACGTCGACGACGCGGCCGACCTCGAGGCGGCCGTCGCGGACGGCTCCGCCGCGCCGGCGGAGAAACTCGTCGCCGGCGACGGCCTCGGCGTCGTCGTCGAGTCCGACCGCCTCGCGAGCGACCTCGAGAACCGCAGCGGGTCGACGACCGAGCGGTTCTTCGCGGCCCTGGACGGCGAGGCCGACCTCCGGGTCGTCCAGGCCGACCCGGCCTCCGACCGCGCCGCGAAGCGAACCCGTCTCGGCCCCGAGAACGCGACGGTTCACCGCAACGGGTCGACCGTCTACGTCCTCGCCGACACCGGCGGGCTCACCTTCGAGCGCGCCGGCGATGACGACGGCGAGCCGGAACCCCTCCGCGACGACGAGCGCTACGCGTTCACCTTCGGCTACGACCTCGACGAGACGGCCGCCGACGGCCCCGCGGTCGACCTGTACACGACCCCCAGCGAGTTCAACACCGGCTCGACGAACTGGTTCGCGCCGCTGCCGCCCGAGGAGGTGCGGCGCTCGGTGACGGTCAACGTCGAGCCCGAGGAGCGCCACGTCGCGCGGATCACCCTCGAGGACGGCCGCGAGGTGACCGACGCGGTCGGGCCGGTGGAGTGGGCCGAGAAGCCGGGCGTCACGCTCGACCTCCGCGACGTCGAGCCCGGGACCGACTACACCCTCGAGCTGCTCCACGACGGCGAGGTCGTCGACAGCTACGAGGGGACCGTCCGGGAACCCGAGGCGACGGTGACGAACGTGTCCGTGACCGTGGTGAACAACTGGACGGCCGTCAACGCCACCGCGAACCTCTCGCACGGCGGCGAGGTCCGCGTCGTCAACGAGGACGGCGACCGCCTCGGCTGGTCGGCCGTGCCGCCGAGCGCCGAGACCCACGTCTCGGTCCGGCTCCGTGGCTCCGCCGAGGAGCTCGTCGTGAAACCGGCCCGGGAGGTCGGCGCCGACGAGCGGTTCTACGCCGGGTCGTGGACGACCATCGACGCCAGCGACCTCGAGATACGCGACCCGCTGGCGTCGCCGACACCGACGCCGATGGACACCGCGACCGCCACGCCGACCGGGACGGCGACGGACGCTTCGACGGCCAGCGACGCCAGCCCCGAGGAGGACCAGCCCGGCTTCGGCGTCGGTCTCGGCGTCGTGGCGCTGCTGGCCACCGCCCTCCTGGCTCGGCGGCGAGCCTAG